ATCCCTTCCCCTTACAGTGGAAACTCTAGGATAGGGATCATGTTTTTCCCATGCATAGGGAATGCTTAGAACCTCATTCTGACTGATTTTAGCAAAAGAGATCCTGCCAACAGATCATAAAATCAATAGACTTTTGGATGAGTTGGGCCCATCAGAGCCCAACTCTACTCCAACCTTTTCCATGGTTAAGGATCCAGAGATGGGAAAGTAACTAGCCTAGGTTCAAAACAGAGAATAGATGAACTGGTTTCTACAGCATTAGTCTCCACATGCCACTGGGATGGGGAGGAAAATGCTAGAACTTGTATGTTTTTTTATCTCATCAATTTAAATTATTGATGTATGTTTTCCAACATACATATTCATATAGTGGAacacagatataaataaatatacatataatggagATATATGCTCAGATTGTTTTAATGATAGGAGTAAAGGATCCAGAATGTTAGACCACTGCTCTGGAATGTGGGCTGACTAGGTCTACTGTATATGTTAGTCTCCTAACTCCAAGGGCTGGGTCTTAAGTCCTCTTGGGCACCAAAAACCCCTTCTACACTGTGGAGCTGTGCTGTCCAGGGTAGCAGCCACTAGTCACATATGGTCTTTTACatctaaattaatgaaaattaagtaAACTAAAAAATTTAGCTCCTCAGTCACACTAGTTATATTCCAAGTACTCAGTAATCACATGTGGCTAGTTGCTACTGTATTGGACAACACAGATAGGAAAACATTTCTATCACCACAGAAACTTCAATTGGACTCTACTGCTTTGGAGGGAATTCCTGGCTCCATATTCTTTCTGGGATGACTTATATTCTTTTAATTCCAGGCCCCACTTTGGGTTTTAGGAGGCCTAATTTTATGCCTCTGAGAAAAACCAACACACATTTGACTTATCCTCCCTCCTAACTCCAAAGTTCCTTCCCTAAAGGTGTATTTTCAGTATGGTAGGGTAGGCTTACACCTCAGATATTATGGAATTATTTCTAGGTATCCAGAGAGTAACCCTCTGAATTAGACCAACTGGGAGGAAAGTATACTTAGTGGCAGGAAATCACTGGGAAAATCAGGAGGActccaactttttttcttctagcaCCCTACAAGGTATACAGACTACTTTCTTCATTAATTGCATAGAGCCCCTTCCTGTTTCTGTGCCCAGTTTTACTCCAAGCCACTTGACTCTTCCAGGAATGACAGTGATGGGTGAAAACAAACAGTACCGAAGATAACTGAGGTTTTTTGGCTCCATTTCACCCAAGTCCTGACTGCTGAGCCTGTAGAAAAGAGCCTGGGAGCCCCATGACAATAACCAGAGGAGAAGAGTTCTGCTGCATTGCATGTTCCTAGTTTAACCTATCTGAACCTGaaatgtgagccaggatggtaaCTTTCATTCCCTTGGGGAAAAACCATATCGCCTTCCAGCACCTCCAAGAATCCCACCACAAATACCTCGAACAGACTGAAAAACAACCATTTGCAGCTTTACCTGCCTTTGGTAGGGAtctctcctttgtttctttttcagctctGTTTCAGAATCTTCAATGGCAGGACACGATAAAACCTTTCAAGGACATCTTTCTAGCTATAATCTCCCTTACAGGGAACTTTTACCCAGCAGATTGGTCTGTTCTCTGTCCCTGGAACAGGTCATGTGCTTTCCCACCTACTACTCTGATAAGAAATTGCCCACTCTTCTCTCAAGCTATCCAGACACTCCCTACGCTTCAAGGAGCAGCTTAAATTCTACAgtttcagccgggcgtggtggctcaagcctgtaatcccagcactttgggaggtcgagacgggtggatcacaaggtcaggagatcgagaccatcctggctaacaccgtgaaaccccgtctctactaaaaaatacaaaaaactagccgggcgaggtggcgggtgccagcactcgggaggctgaggcaggagaatggcgtaaacctgggaggcagagcttgcagtgagctgagatccggccactgcactccagcctgggcgacagagcgagactccgtctccaaaaaaaaaaaaaaaaaaaaatttctacagtttctttttttcccctacattttcaaataaacttttattgattTCTCCAATCAACTCTCTTTGCATTTGTCTACCCATTATGTCTCCTTTCTTTAAGTAGATTGCAAACAGCCAAAGGGTTAGGGCTGCATCTTATGTTTCTGTGTAGCCCACACATTGCTTAAAACTGAAAACAGGTAACTAAATTAAACATTCCCTGAATAATGCCCACTGTATCCCAGATGCTGGGATACAAAGGAGTGATGCATGACCTCAGGCCCCAAGGAGCTGAGTGACCTCCTCTCTACTTGGGCAGCACTGGGCCTCGTGGACTGAGGCATAAGTCAACAATCTCATGAGCAGGTGTTCACGTGGGGAGGAAACTGCCTCCTCCCACAGCACCCCCTTCCCTAACTCCTGAGACTGAACAGACCATGATTAACCAGGAGTGCCTGCACTAAGAACTGGGACTCCATgtccctgcctgccttccttacTCACCTGCAGCCTTGTCCAAGACACAGTAATCTGGGGAGTTGTCAAAGTAGACAAGATCAGTCCGGGTGGCACGGCGATAGCCTTGGCGGGCTGCGGTGAAGTTGGCACCATCCTGTGTGGCCATCACCTGCACAGCCCCATCATAGCGCCGCCGCAGGTAATCACCTGTGCGGCGGAAATCTGAGAGCGCACGCCAGCAGGTGCGCAGAGTACAGGAACCACTCACGCCATGGCACTTACACTCCAGCTTCAGAAACCGCCGCACAGCCTGGAGGAGGGGGAAGGCAGTTAAGGGAGAGGTAGCTGGTCAGGGTACATTTTAGTCATCTCTAGGGTCAAAAGGATGAGTGCTCTGAGATAGGCTGGACCTGGCCCTGGCTGGCTGATTGAGCTCTTGGTTGTTCTCTCCCACATCAGATCCCACCCATTCTTCCCGATCGAGTTCAAGAAACTCTTTTTCCAGTAAATCTTCCTGGACCAACAGTGCTTTCCTTTTCATGACAGCCCACTGAACTTTGGAGCCACAGGATTCTGTTCACGATAACAGTTTGCTTGCATATCCTCTACTTTTCACATTTTAGAATGCCAGGTACCATGCCTTCTACTTTAGTAGTATGCCATTTTCCGGCATAGTACTAGGCACATAGAAGATGTTCAAATACCAGGGAACTGACTAGAACAACCTCTTATCCTCTCAGTCTTTACGAAAGCTGTTCTTTCCCTTCTTAAAAAGTTACTTCTTTTCTCCACCTTTTCCTACTTTCCACCTGTGTGAAGACTCTTCAGGCACCTGGTTGACCCTAGGCATTCCCAATCTCCCTTGCATTTAGTGCTCCTGTCCCAGGATGTTGGGGCTTTTGGAAGTGACCCAGAACCCTTCAGCTCTTCcactttcacatttatttagtcCATAGTCACACATACTGGTCACCCCCAGCAAATATGAGTGTACTTACACAGACATGAGTACTGACCGTGCGACCACAGCGGTTATTATGTAAGTTCATGAGGGCCCGGGCATCCTTAAGCCTCTTCTCCTTGGCATCCACGAAGGCCTTGGCAAAACGGACACCATAATGGATGTTGTCACTGCAGCCACCCCAGTCAAAGTCCCCACGCTGGTCATGGTGTCGGCCACGGGTGTAGGGGTCACAGCTGCACACACTCAGTTCACCCTGGCTACAGGCACGAGTAATAGCATGGACTACCCCTGCTGATGAGATGGCATATACAAAAGCTGCTTCTCGGCTACCTAGAGAGAGAATTGTAGAGGTGTGCTTCAGGAAGGAGGCCCATGTCTGTCCCCTTCTTCAGCCCATACAACCTCCAACTCTGAAacctcttccctccttttctttcccagAGTCACCCCTACACCCCCTTTATTCAAGGTGCCTTTCATTTCCAAGAGCATTCCCCAGAGTATCTGACCTCTTCCCCTCAGCCTTCACTACTCTCTATCCACTTCTTTGTATATCTGACCTTCTGAGCTGACCTATACTCTTGTTTCCTGCCAAATTCCCTGTGTCCATCCATTGAAAAGTCTCCTGGTGAATCATCCCCTCCCACTGAGTGCCAGCCCTGGCTCAGCTCAGCCTGCCTTAGTCCACATTCCAGGCCTTTTCAGGCCCACTCTGCTGGACAGTTCCCCCACAATGGAGACCCCAGCCCAGGGGTCAGCCTGTTTAGAGATCCATGCTACCTTCCCTTGCCTGCTtgctctccctccctgctcttGGAGACTGATGAATGATCGCCCCTGTATGCCTGACACCTCCAGATTCCCATCTTGTTCCCTTTCTCCTAGTTTACTGTCTAGCTCTATTTATCTTCTTTGCTGAGCTGAGGCCAAGCCACTGCCTCTCCAAATATTTACATATCACCTTTCTGTTTATCTCTTGTTCCCATTACTGTAGTGCTGGGAGTGTTGGGGTGACGATAGTGATGGTGGTGTTAAGAACAGAGGGCCTATGGTAGACCTCAGCCTTACAGTACATGGTAGCCTCCCAAGCTGGGGATTGGAGAAGACAAGGAAAAtgagggagaaagatggaggtTCTAGGGAATGTTTTACCTTGGTCTTGTCCCAGAGCACTAGGATTTAGAGGAGCCCCTGTCTACAAATCTAAGGTGCTAAGAGTCTGTTCCCAATTATATCCTGGGCTCTGTCCACAATTCTTCCTCTGATTATGAAACAGTGtgtgggagaggagaggggagatcTTGCCTACCCTTCCCACTCACCACCCCCAGGACAGAAACAGAAGGAGTTGACACAGAATGGAAGAGGCCCCTACTTCTGAGCATGACACGGCCAAAGACGGTGTGGTCCCGGTCCAGGGTGGTACAGTTCCAGCGGTGGTGGCGGAATTGGTGCTGACACTCTCGGATCCATTCTCGGGCACCCTCGCCCACTGAACGCATGATGTCTGGGTAACGCTGGCACAGCTGCCGCTGCCGGCTCACCAAACCAGGGATATTGTCACAGATCACTCGTGCCCCCAGTGCCCCAATGTACCTGCAAGGCGGAGAGGGCCCTGTCAGAACATCCCAGCCCTTTTTCTGCATTGGAAGGGAATAAGGAAGGGGTACGTTTAGCATCCAGACCTTGAAGAGATTCTGTCCCCTCTCCCTAACCCACATTCCATAAAGCTGATGAGTAGAACCATTTCCCACAGTTCCGAAGAAGTATTAATAGTTATACAGTTGCAGAGAGAGTCACTGAGTGGCCTCCCACCATCACCAGTTCCCCAGCCAAAGGCCAAAGTGACACACACTCCCAGAACACAGGCTAGGCATGTGTCACATACACAGAAGCTGTGGGCATGTCACACAAACTCATTGtctgtttatttaataaacattaagaGCTTCATGGAAACATACACGAACAAAATAAGGGTCTGAGACAACACTCTTATGCTCCCATTAACAGGGGTGTCCTGCATGGCTGGTCCACGAAGATACGGCTTGACAGCAGGGGGATGGTGACAGGGAGGGGCTCGTGGGAAGAGACATAGTGAGCAATTTGAGTAATGTTTACAGCTCTAGTCAGACCCGTGGAGCTAAAAAAATCCTCATTCCCAATTATGAGGTCTGGGGAGGGAGATCCCACCCTCTACTCTCCTCCTCAAACCCTTTATTTCCAGGCCTGGGGCCTTTCTTAACTAATGAACCTTTAAAACCATCTTCcccaacctggatggaactgcaCGGGCTGTTTGCAGTGGGAAGCCCAAGGCCAAGATAAGTAAGAGGGTGACTCTCCCCACACTCCAGTCTCCAGTCTGTCCAATATGAACAATTAAAAGAAGGTCAATTGAGATGGGCTACCAAAGAATAGGTGGGTTGCTGGAGTTATTATTGTTTCTCAAGGCAGTATTTTCTCTTCACTCAGTTTTGACCCTGGATCCCACCACAAGCCTCAGGAAGAAtatttcagagagaaaacaggagtATATCACCCGTTTTCCCCAAAAGGCCACCAAATGAGATCTGACCCATTCGCCCACTTCCTTCAGCTCAACAGCCCAGCtccattctcattctctttctctccctttaacCCCATAGCACCTTCCTTGATTTGCTGGGAACTTTCTATTCTCCTGTCCGGAACGCATCAAAGGGCTGTCCTCCCTCCCCTTTTTGAACAGGTGGGGGCCATGGAGAGCAATTGCTACTGCAGACAGAAAAGACTTGGTTTGAGCTATGAATGAGCCTGTGGTTTGGGAACGGCCCCAAAATGGGCCTAGAAGTGGGTGAGGAGAAGGGAGGGCAGCTGGTGTGGGGAGGGGAAAAGCTAGACTGCCCCGGGCTCTGTGTCCCCCCTTACCACCCCCCCGCATTCCCACAGCCGGCCCTCACCCACAGACTGGATCACCACTGGTGACACCAACTCAAACAAACACAAGGAGGGCTGATGCTTGCCTCTTCGGGAACTCAGCAGGGCTGATGGGGCCCATCTGTCCCGGGGAAGGGGTGAGAGGGCTGGCCCTCCCCTAACAAATCCCATGGAATCAGCGTCCCCAGCACTGTCCATCAGGGCAACAGCTTCCaggaacaaacaaaataaacacccCAGACAGGGCCAGGCCGGAAAGGGCTGCCTGACGCACAGCCCAGAGTTACACCCACTGCTGTGGTGCTTTGTTTGGAGAATCAAGACCGTTGGAGTTGGAGCTTGTCCCTGTCTCACCACTGTTCAGCTTCCCTAATTCAGCCCAAGTACTGCTCTAGGCaatgggtggtttttttttttttttttttttactggggcTTGGGTGAGGAGGGTTGGATGGGAATGACAGACCAATAACCCAGCCCTCGTGAGACAGTCTGGAGTGGGGCAGGCCAAACTCAGGCAAAAAGTCCTTCTTGTGGTCTGACTTAAGTCTATTCTGCTGCAGCCCACATAGGTCCTTTTTATTACATCCTCACTGAGTGTGGGAACATCTGTTCAGTATCTAAGATGGGAAGATAATTAAATGTCTCTATTACCACCCTTACTCCACTATGTAACGACCTCAAGACGCCACAGAGCAAGGTGCTTGCTTGCTCTCCAGTAGTCAGCCCCTTATAGTTAGTGTAGGAGGCCTCCAATAAAGCTGAGCCTGAGGCTATCCCCATCTTCCTCTCAGTTCAACACCAGACTGCAAaatgcctaccatgtgccaagcactgagcTCAGATGTTAGCGATACAAAGATATTTAAGGCATCTCCCACCTCATGGTCTGGTAGAGTGTTAGATGCCCTGACTCtagctttgttttttccttctgtaaGTTCTTCACTTCCTTCCCAGCTTCCTGCCCCAGAATGCTTCTCTTCACCTGCTTTTGGACAATTCACATCCCTTCATTTGACAAAGTGAAGCATACACTACTCTAGCCCCTTGCTACTCAAAGCGTGGTCCCCAGAACAGCAGTATCTGTATCACCTGGggatttgttagaaatgcacacaCTCAGGCCCCACCCAAGGCCTACCatatcagaatctgcatttcaccAAGATCCCCACATGGTTTGGGTGCACTGCTCCAcaaaggcagggatttttgtcagttttgttcacTTCAATATCCCCAGTACTgagaacaatgcctgacacatagtaggtatgCAATCACTATAATAAACACCTAACTGTTCTGATTTATCCCCAACTCCCTTCTCCCTCTAGTCAGCCATAAACTCCCATTTCCATCACAGCTTTACTTGTCAACAGTTGCCAGCCTATCTGCAGATGTTTTATGTTTGTATATTAAAGACACAAATGGGCCAAggatccacttttttttttctttcctcctttcgtGTACAGCCCCTAGTGTACATGGTTCAGCCCACCACATATAGGACTTTGAACAAAGGGATAACACTATTAGCCTCCATGAATCTGCTCTTAATGCCTCACTTTCATTTGTGAAATAAGGATGATAATTACAGAACTTATCTCACTGGATTATTTCAGATTGACAAAGATCATGCTCATAAGGTGTTTGGCCATAGTGCCTGAAGCTCAGTAAGGGCTTATTAAAAGCAACTGCTGTTGGTAACAGTAATGCTAACAATATGACACCACTTTGTGTTTCTCTCCCTTTGTGAGCCTATGAACACAATCCTGTTCTCGTGATTCCCTACATCCAACACCCTACAGAATGCAAAATGGAATAGGAAAGCCCATGCCGGAACCCCTTATTTCTTGGTCTGTTTAGGATAGATAGAGGGAGGGCAGTGGTTAGAGAGTAACGGGAAGAATCTCAAGCTATAAGAAAAATCCAACTATTAACTGGTGAAAATGATGGCCTTCTGCTCCAGAGTGGAACATGGACGTACCAGAGTCAACAGGCATTTCTCTTCCACCGGTTGTACAGAACATCAGTCTTGCTGGTTTTTTCCTAAGAGAAAAGCTTGGGGGCTTAGCCTGCCTTTAGAAGGTAGCTTTTCACCTTATCCCACAAGTGGTGATCACTGAGGCAGGCATCTGGGCCTGTAACTATGACAGGTGTAGAGCAAGGAGGCTGAAACAACCTCTGTACGCACTTCCCAACCTGGCCCTGTTGTAGCCTTCCTCCTTTTCACAGGGGCTGCTAAGTCACTCTGTGtgtcacctccctccctccctagcTCTTTCACCCAGGAAGTTTTTCCAGAATCTTTAATATGAACCACATCAGGGGAAGGTAgtagagggagaaaggaaaagggagagggagTAGTCAAGGGTACAAAATGGTGACTAGGAAAACCCTCATTTGGGTCTTTAGGAACCGCTGCCAGGATGCTGAAATTACCAGAGTGACACTTCCTCACCCAAACACCAATTGGTCCCCAAGGCTACGTCCCAAACTGGTAAGAAGCAATCAAGAGTCCCAAAAAGCAAACTGCCATCTGGGCCAGATAAAGATGGGCAGTGGTCACTTCATGTTATCTCAACAAAGACCCTAAAGATGCCAAGTCCCCAGCCAGACCAAGCTCATGAAGGCAAAAGGTGGCTTTGATCTCACTCAAAACTTTGAAAGGTTTTTCTCATCCCccttctcccctttccctttctaAAAGAATGTTTCAAGCCAGATGTAAGATATAGGCCTCTCTGTTCCCCCATCCAGAACCCCCCCACCCAGCCTTCCCCAACActgcagagattaaaaaaaaaaaatccaaaagagagATTTTTCTGAAACAGGAAAACAGGGAGTGGGGGTTGGGATGAGGAGAGACGCATCTTGAAATGATAGGAATCTGCAGCCCAAGCTGGCGGCCCCTCGGCCAGCTACCCCTCACCCTTCAGCCAAGATTCCAAGTCCAGAGAAGAAAAGCCACAGGGTGCAAGGGGAGAAGAGACCACACTTGGGGGAGGGGGGCTTACACGGGAAGAAGAACGGAGTAAGGAAAGGAAGGGGGGCACTGCATGGTGGAGAGGGGCAATAGCCCAGTCCAACAGGCCAGTTTGATTGCGAGGTGAAGAGGAAAGACTGAGTCTTTTCTAGGTGCAACTCTCCCTGCCTTGCCCTCTCCCCAGggtggggaagaagagaaagcagCTCATTCTCCTACGGGAAGGTGATGAGTGCCATCCAAGGAATAGTGGGCAGGTAGGATTCTAAAAAGAACAGACACCAGATATCCAGTGGATCTGTAATGCCTTTTTGCCTCATCTGCCCTCTTGTGAAGTGTCTGGAGTCTAGGGCCTGCAAGAAATCTGGGGAGGGGTTATCTTAGTACCTTTGGACTCCGCAGCCCTCTGGCTCTTGGAGGGGAGAAGTGGGAGATAGGAACGAataggaagaagggaaggagacaaATTTTCCAAGTGACATCCTCAAAACGGTGGCCGAAGACAAATGCCTAGATAATGCAAACCcatgcattttgttttaattgtggGAGTTAATGGGGTAAATTTTGCCTCGATTCCATTTCTAAGCCTCGGCTGGGTGCTGCTGCCTCACCAAAGCCTTCCTGTGGTATGGGTGGGCTAGACTAGCGAGCTGCCCCTTTCTCCACCTCTAAGAGGGCGACCTTAGACGTTTGGGGCCTTGGCGAAGCTATTGCAGCCCCTGGAAGGTCATGGGTTCCTTGAACTCACCCTGAGGGAAACTCGGAAGGTAGCTTCTGCCCTAAGGAGCTTGAGCTGAAATAGAGGAGGTACAGCCCCATGGAGGCCTAAGGAGCCGCGACCACCGGGAGTCCTGGCTCCGAATGCCCCGCGCCTTTCTCACCAGGCGTGTAAGACGCGGCGCCTCACCGGTGCTCCCGCCACCCCGGGACTTCAGATTTCAGTGACAGTCCTGCCCGAATGTTCTCCAACTCCGTCGAAGCGACAGCCTGGTCCAGTGAGCAGCCAGTCCCTCCAGGCGCCTCCGGGCCTCTCCTATCAAGCGCCTCTCCCGCCCAGCCTAAGAGCCCCACTTACCACCAGGACGTGTCTACGCGGGCCGGCAGCgtcagcagcagcaggagcagaagGCAGGCAAGACCTAGGCGGGCCGAAGCCCGGGAGCCGTCGGGGACCGCAGGCGAGGGCACAGGGACCGGGGCGCGGGCGCGCCGAAGCGGGAGCTGCGCAGCTTCCTCCGCACCACCCGGTCTCAGCATAGCTCCCCGAAGACTCCCGCCGCGCAGCCCGGGGGGGCGTGGACGGGGCACCTTCTAGGGGTACTCACGCTGCTCCTACCTCATCCCCCTGGGGGGCCATGGGTTTCGCCGGCGGCTGGGGACCTAGGGTCACCTGGGGTCCAGAGCCCGGGAGCAGGGTCCCAGAGAGGGGCGCAAGTTGCAGTGTCCGGAAGCCGACGACGGCGCGCCGAACCCGGGGTCTGGGGCCCGCTGCTTGAGCACCGCGTGCGATGTCAAGGGGTCTGCGGCGCAGAAGGGAGCTGCGGGCCTAGTGTGCGGACAGCCCCTTCGGCCGCGGGCTCTCATTGGACGGGGTGGGGCGGGGCCGAGGCCGGGGACACGCGCGGCCCTTAGGGCGGCTCCGCCCGCGCCAAGCCCGGGGCGCTCCGCGGCGCCCTAGGTGTAGCGGCCGCCTCCGCCCCTCGGGGTTCCAGCGCGCCACCGCACCGCTCCCCCACCTGCTCCCGCGCGCTGCGACGGGGCGCCGCGGCTCCCTCCTGCGCCCGGAGCGCCCAGTCCCTGCCGACACCGCGCCACCGGGTCCTAGCGCCCTTCAATCGGCAGCCCCACTTCTGTGGGTGACGGCCAGGCTGGCGGAGCGGGAAGGGGATGCGGGCACTTCCCTCCTGTCCCCAACCTACAGTGACACTGGCGCTGAGCACGGAGGATGCACTCATTTCCTCCATCCTtgctcttctgtgaaatgggtggAGTCCCTGCCACCGGGAGTTGGGGGTCTTGACTACCTTTTCAACACTGCCTACAGGGGCGCCGTGGGCAGTCGGCTTCGGCAGGGGATGCTTTCAGCTAGAGCTAATAGCCCTGCTTCTTCCGACCCactgcaccccccacccccaacgcATCACGTTTAGACCTGGCTCCTGCCTGCCCGGCCTGCGCGGCCCGGTGCTTTTCTTTACGGACCGGGAATCGACTGCCGACGTTAAGGGGGCACCTGCGGACTCCCCGCCCCTTACGGCCGGGCTCGGCTGAGCTCAGTCTCTCCCCGCTCCCCCTCTGTGCCTCGGTCCTCCACCCTCTCGGGCGGGGCTGAGAGTATGAAAGAATCAGAAACAGCTGGGAGGTTTTCCCGCACCAGAGGCCAGGGTGGGGGTCCTGCCGAGAGAGTGGAAGCCCTGGAGCTTTTTCCCTCCTTCGCCTTCCCATCCTGCCTCCTCCCCACTGCTCCCTCACCCTCCCTCCGCCCGCAGATCGCCTGGGGGCGTGGTAAATCgggaaggggtggggaggtgcAGTCTGCCGTAAGTGACTCTCCTCTCCCCACTACCCCAACCCTCAAACCTCCCAGGATAGCAGGTACAGCCCCTGCAGGCACAGTGGCCCTTAGaactaaaattctttttaaaatcctggGCCTTCCAACTTCGAGAGTTCAGAGTTCATCTGGGGTCCCGCTCCAGTCCCttcttcagcctcagtttctcccaccTCGCAGGTGTCTTTCCTGCCTCCTCATGTGATTTTAAAGTCCTGGTGTGAACAACTAACTAGTAACTGCCGATGCTCCCCAACCCCAAATTCACTGTCAGTCCttggctgggggttgggggcggTGGTGGCGTTAGAGGTGCCTCCCGACTGTAAGCAGATGGGGTGCAGCTGACTTAGGTTCAGAGGAACCTAAAGTTTTCCTGAGAGGGGCAGGTGGGAGAGGAATGAGCCCAGGCTCATTATTGGTTGGGCCCCTTTCCTTGGACCACTCTttcacctcctccctgccccgCCCCATCCCTACACAGGGCAGACATCTCAGAGACAGAGATAGTGGAGATAGTTTCAGATGAACTTTTATCCTATCTCCCACCGCCTCCTGGTCCTAGCGCCCCTCACTCCGCAGCCCCATCTTCTGTGGGTGATGGCCAGGTGGGCAGAGCGGGAAGGGGCTGCAAGCACTTCCTTCCTGTCCCCAACCTACAGTGACACTCCTTTACCCCCACTTTCTGTGGCAAGGTGCTGAgtgcattcattaattcaacaaatacttatttccTATCACATGCCAGGACTGTGCTAGGCATTAGGGGCACATTGGTGAACAATCTATGCCCTCATGGAGTTTGCATTCTATTGCAGGAGGATAGACCATAAACAATAAACATCAGAAGTAAAACAGAGCATGTTAGAAAGTAGTAAGTTCAGTGGTAAAGAGAGCACAGTCAAGGGGATGGTTACAGTTGCAACTAGGATGATCAGGGTAGGCCTCATTAAGGTGACATTCAAGCAGAGATTTGAAGGAGGTGAGGAAATGAGCAAGGCATTTCCTGGTGAAGAGCATCCCAAGCTGAGTGCAGAGCCGGTACAGGGACCCAAAGGCAGGAGTGGGCTGGTGTATGAGGGCTATCGAGAAGGCCATCCAGCTGGAGCGGAGTGCGCCACGGAGGAAGAGAATTCAGATGAGTCCCTGAGGTGCTCCAAGTCATAAATAGGAGGCAGTGCTCCCCACTTGGGTGGAAAGTGGGGGCTGGGCTGGAGCTGGATGGGAGTTGGAGTGGACTGAATACAGAGACCTGTGAGGGCTGACTTCCTGGCACAGAAACTGGGACTATATCCTTTGTGACCGACCAGCTAacttgttttcttccccttctctccctttttgtcAGGCGGGCTCCAGTTGGCCCGGCTATTTCCTTAGAAAGGCACAGACGCTGTGCCTAGTTTTCCTGAGAGGGGCAGGTGGGAGAGGAATGAGCCCAGGCTCATTCTTGGCTGGGCCCCTTTCCTTGGACCACTCTTTCACCTCCTCCCAGCCCGGCCCCATCCCTACACAGGGCAGTCTTGGAGCTCCAGCAGCCTCTCCCAGACTCCCCTGTGTGTTTAGACCTGGGTGTGACTCTGGCCCTGTGTTTATTTCTACATATGGGCCTGGGGTTGGTGGGAAGCGCGGGGAGAGAGAAAGTTGGCTGAATATGATCACATCAGCCCTAACCTAGAGTGGACTCGCCCACATGAGCCCCCAAATCACTTCAGAGGCCCCTTCTTTGGCCTGAGCTGTCTTTATAGTCAAGTGGGACTGTGTCTTGGCACAACATAGATGCTCAAGTATTAAAGCATGTTTTTGAGGCCCAGGCTTGGTgacttacgcctataatcccagcacattgggaggccgagatgggaggatggctggagcacaggagttagagact
The genomic region above belongs to Piliocolobus tephrosceles isolate RC106 chromosome 1, ASM277652v3, whole genome shotgun sequence and contains:
- the WNT2B gene encoding protein Wnt-2b isoform X2; the protein is MRSVGEGAREWIRECQHQFRHHRWNCTTLDRDHTVFGRVMLRSSREAAFVYAISSAGVVHAITRACSQGELSVCSCDPYTRGRHHDQRGDFDWGGCSDNIHYGVRFAKAFVDAKEKRLKDARALMNLHNNRCGRTAVRRFLKLECKCHGVSGSCTLRTCWRALSDFRRTGDYLRRRYDGAVQVMATQDGANFTAARQGYRRATRTDLVYFDNSPDYCVLDKAAGSLGTAGRVCSKTSKGTDGCEIMCCGRGYDTTRVTRVTQCECKFHWCCAVRCKECRNTVDVHTCKAPKKAEWLDQT
- the WNT2B gene encoding protein Wnt-2b isoform X1 translates to MLRPGGAEEAAQLPLRRARAPVPVPSPAVPDGSRASARLGLACLLLLLLLTLPARVDTSWWYIGALGARVICDNIPGLVSRQRQLCQRYPDIMRSVGEGAREWIRECQHQFRHHRWNCTTLDRDHTVFGRVMLRSSREAAFVYAISSAGVVHAITRACSQGELSVCSCDPYTRGRHHDQRGDFDWGGCSDNIHYGVRFAKAFVDAKEKRLKDARALMNLHNNRCGRTAVRRFLKLECKCHGVSGSCTLRTCWRALSDFRRTGDYLRRRYDGAVQVMATQDGANFTAARQGYRRATRTDLVYFDNSPDYCVLDKAAGSLGTAGRVCSKTSKGTDGCEIMCCGRGYDTTRVTRVTQCECKFHWCCAVRCKECRNTVDVHTCKAPKKAEWLDQT